The nucleotide sequence ACATAACGTCTATCATTCACATTTTTTATTTCATAATCACCATTCTCATCGGATTGATATATATATAAAATAACATCTTTGGCTGGTGTTACACCATCACTCTCATAAATAGTTCCAGTAATCTTTAATTTATTGGCTTTGGTTTCAAAACCTGGAATTGTGTCTGTATTGTTTAATTGATTTTCTGAATAGTCATAGATTGGATTCCGTTTCTTATAATCAGTTAAATTTTCTTCAAAATCATTATTAATTTCTAAGGTATTTTGAGCATAACCTAATACTAAAAAACAAGTAAAACTAATAAGTGTAAGTAGGCTTTTCATGGGGTAATTATTTATTAATTAGCTTAAAATTAAATATTTAAGTCTACCTATAAATAAAAATCGTATAAATGCTAAATTATTACGATGTATGTATTAAAAATCTAGTAAAAGGAAATATTCATCGATGAATCGATGAAGTGCAAAAACACAAAATTCTCATTAACAAAAAACACATTGAAAAGTGCTAATTCATTTTTTATAAACACAAATAATCGATAAAATGCTTTTTTTTCTCGATTAATTGCATAAATTTGCATTATTAAAAACCCTTAAACCTAAATCATGAAGAAGCTTATTTTAATTAGTTTTTTGTTCGTATTTGGTATTAGCTTTGCCCAAGATAAAAACGAACCTCAAAGTATTATTAGTTCAGGAGTAGGTATCAAAAAATACCATAATAAAGAAGAATTAAATAGGATGCAAAAAGGTGAGCTATTAGGCTTATATATTGAACGTATAGAAAGTCTAGTAAGGGTATTACCATATATTGCTTTTGCAACTAAACCAGGTAAAACAATGTCTACATTTGGCATTCCAAATACAAAAGAAAATAGAAAGACCCTTGAGAATAAAGTAGAAGCTACCGATGATTTTCTTAAAACTACAATTGAATTCCAAAGAAAAATGTTACCATATTCAGATAAAAGCAACCTGATTGCAGCTATTCTATTTTATGAAGAAACAATGAAGTTACTACATGAATATAATGAATTTGATTAGCAATACTTTTCATTTTATAACTGTTTGAAAATTTATTAAACATTTGTAAAAAATCAATTTTATAAAGATTAAACATGCTCTTTTTTAATCATATGATTAAAAAAGAGCATGTTTTTTTGCTTTTTACTCATTTAACATAATATTATATGTAAGAAAAATTATATATATTAATGCATTTAATCGAGTATATTTGCTTTTTAAAGATGAGTTACATAGATTTGTGGTATAAATAAAGAATATAATTTTGAAATTTTCGTTATGAAAAACTTTACCCAAATCTTATGCATGTTTCTTTTTGTTATTGGAAACATATCTGCTCAACAAGAAAAAGGAATAGTAGGAATTAGTAATTGGCTAAATAACTGGACTGAATTTGATTCTAACTCAGTTGATTATGGTGAACCTACACAAATATTAGCAGGGAATATAACTCAAGATATAACATTGTCTAAAAAATATGTTTATATGTTAATGGGCAGTGTGTTTGTTACAAACAATGCTACTCTAAACATAGAACCAGGAACAGTAATTATTGGTGATTATAAGTCAAAGGCATCATTAACAATAAGCAGAGGATCTAAAATAATTGCAGATGGTGAAGAAACTGATCCTATTGTTTTTACATCCAATAGAGGTGTAAAAAGATCTGGTGATTGGGGAGGAATTATCATTCTTGGTGATGCGCCAAGTAATAAATTTGGCAATGGCTCAGTAGCTACTTATTATCCACAGCTTCAGCCTTCAAATTATGAGTACACAAATCATGGAGGAGATAGCCTTACTGGTTCATCAGGTATTTTAAAATATGTAAGAATAGAATATGCAGGAAAGAGAATTAAAGGAGCTGGTAATTTTAATGGATTATTATTAGCAAGTGTTGGTAACCAAACGACTCTAGAAAACATAATGATAAGCTATTCCGCTGGTAATTCATTAGAAGTTTGGGGTGGAGAGGTTCATTTAGAAAAAGTAGTGTCTTATAAATCTAATAAAAATGATTTTAAGTTTAATTATGGCGCGCAATGTCAGTTATATAATTCTTTAGCCGTTAGATCTCCATATGTATCAAGTAGTGATGGATCAAGATCTATGCTAATTAAGTCTTATGATGAAAAAAATGAAGTTGACTTTACAAAAAAAGGAACTTTAGTCGTTGCACAAAATTTAACATTGATAAATAATAGTGAAAATTTAGTATCAGATATTGAATCTGGCTTAGTAAAAGAAGCTGTGTTCGTAGGTCAAAATGCCTCGTTAAATTTAAACAAAAGCGTTATTTCTGGTTTCAACCCAGCAATATTACTTGATGATAAAATTACTGTTAATCAAGAAAATCTAGAAAAAATAAAGCTTACAGATATGTATTTCAACAATTGCAACGGAAATATATTTACCAAGTATAATTTGAATAATGAAGATTTAGAAAATTGGTATGGTAATAGAGCCTTTTTTAATGTCTACTCTAAAGGCAATGATGCTGAAACATTTATTAATGCAGAAAACAAGAAAAGACCTGACTTTAGATTGCGAATTAACAGCATAATGGCATCAACAGATGATTAATATTAAGATGTTTAATCAAATTATAGCATTATAAGCTCTTAAGTCTTCCTCATTTACCCCCTTATCCATTGTTTACTTAAGCTAAGTTAGTTATTGCTAATCCATAATTGACGTAAAAACGTTGAACAACTAAAACATTTAACTAGTAAATAGATAATGTATGATGAGAAACTTTACCTTAATTATTTTCTTTCTTTTTTCTTTAACTTACACTATTAGTGCACAAATAGTAATTAGCACACCTAGCTTAAGTTTTAGTCAAGCTTGTGCAAACGAGTCTTTTAATACTTACTATGTAACATTTTCATTTTCTCCTGAATCAGAATTAAACACAACTAATCAATTTATAATAGAGCTTTCAGATGATACAGGTAGTTTTTCTAATCCAACAACCGTTTACACATCTACCCAAGGTGCTATTACAACATCGCCTGCAACTTTAGGTTTCTCGTTGCCAAATACAACCGCAAGTGAAACTTACAAAGTCAGAATAAAAAGTACGGCTCCAGCTGCGACAAGCATAGGCTCTGTTGCTTTTCCAGCATACTATAAAATTCAAGACGAACCATTTTCAATTAATAACTTAATTTCTACAGCTGTTTTTTGCTCAGGAAGCAGTTATTTATTGAGTATTGATAATCCAGGAAATGAATCAAACAATTCGCCGTTACAGTATCCATCATTGACATTTAATTGGTATAAAGAGACTAGCCCAACAACTTCAGTTTTTGTAGCTTCGGGAGAAACATTGTCTGTAACTGAACCAGGTGTATACTTTGTTAAAACTAATTATGGCTCTTGTACATCAGATTCCTTTTCAAATCGCGTCACAGTTAGTGAAGCATCTTCAGGACAAACCACATCATCTATAAGCTCAAGTCTAGGAAATCCGTATTGCTCAACTCAAGGCCCTACCACTTTGAGCGCTATAAATGGAAATAGCTATAAATGGTTTAAAGATGGTGAAGAAATTTCAGGAGCAACAGACCAAATGTTAGTTACCAACGAATCTGGTATATATGAGGTAAATATTGATTTAGGTGATTGCACAGCAAGTGCTTCCATTGAACTTGATAACACAGGTTTTACAAGTAGTATTGATGTTTCTGACATTAATTACATAGCAGAAGGAGAAACCTTAATGATTACAGTTTCTACAACAGCAGATAGTCCAGAATATGTTTGGTATTTGAATAATGACATTATTTCTGGAGCAATTAATAATAGTTATGAAGTTTCTCAAATTGGTAATTATAAAGTCATTATTACCCAAACAGTCGGCTGTAATGCATCAATGGAATTCAATTTTGTGGTTAGCAATCCGTTTCCAGATGTTTCAAACATTCCAAATTTAATAAGTCCAAATGGTGATAATATTAATGATACATGGATGATTCCACAAGAATTTGTCTCTGGAACAAACACAGAAGTAATAATTATGGACACTTATGGCAAGATAGTTTTAAAAACAACTAATTATCAAAATAATTGGCCACAAGAAGAATTGAATTTTAAAAACGTAAACCCAGTTTATTATTATGTAATTACAACTCAAAATAATAACACAAGAAAAGGCTCGATAACAGTAGTGAGATAAACATGAAAATTAATTTATTAATCATATTGATTTTTTTCTGCGCAATGCAACTTTCCTATTCACAAGAAGATGGAGTAGCTTCGCTTGCAATTCCAGTTAGAAATTCTTTAAGATTTAATAGGTTTGTTGTAAATCCTACTTTTAGTTTTGTAAGAGAACAAAATAAATACCTAAGTTTCACTAACAAAAGAGAGTGGGTACAATTTAACGATGCGCCTCTAACCTATTTAGCTAGTTATTCTGGCAGGTTTAGAGAGAATATTGGTGTTGGAGTTGGTCTGTTTCAAAAAAACCATGGCGTACTAACATCATTTGGAGGTATTTTAAACTTTGCATACAATGCAAGGCTTCAACAAGAAAGCAATCTAACTTTTGGTTT is from Pontimicrobium sp. SW4 and encodes:
- a CDS encoding gliding motility-associated C-terminal domain-containing protein, with the translated sequence MMRNFTLIIFFLFSLTYTISAQIVISTPSLSFSQACANESFNTYYVTFSFSPESELNTTNQFIIELSDDTGSFSNPTTVYTSTQGAITTSPATLGFSLPNTTASETYKVRIKSTAPAATSIGSVAFPAYYKIQDEPFSINNLISTAVFCSGSSYLLSIDNPGNESNNSPLQYPSLTFNWYKETSPTTSVFVASGETLSVTEPGVYFVKTNYGSCTSDSFSNRVTVSEASSGQTTSSISSSLGNPYCSTQGPTTLSAINGNSYKWFKDGEEISGATDQMLVTNESGIYEVNIDLGDCTASASIELDNTGFTSSIDVSDINYIAEGETLMITVSTTADSPEYVWYLNNDIISGAINNSYEVSQIGNYKVIITQTVGCNASMEFNFVVSNPFPDVSNIPNLISPNGDNINDTWMIPQEFVSGTNTEVIIMDTYGKIVLKTTNYQNNWPQEELNFKNVNPVYYYVITTQNNNTRKGSITVVR